Proteins encoded in a region of the Methanobrevibacter sp. genome:
- the mcrC gene encoding methyl-coenzyme M reductase I operon protein C, with amino-acid sequence MIGRCTHVVDCREASGMGKGGSLAQRGTFAECGTDVCAVAMSPGRRHITKPVCEITFGLREANVLTSTMVLNAGAGIPHDAPASGGTLFGLTDKEVEQMKNFKLLVIHLGGVANHIIYKARLILRNVNKHCIIICESPVDCEDFAKIGVKTSKVMPTEGNVKTKGTIDDIVTGVIRGETISQEKLDEIIRKVKLALGDA; translated from the coding sequence ATGATAGGACGTTGTACTCACGTAGTGGATTGTCGAGAAGCAAGTGGTATGGGTAAAGGTGGAAGTCTTGCTCAAAGAGGGACTTTTGCTGAATGTGGTACTGATGTATGTGCAGTGGCTATGTCTCCAGGACGTAGGCATATTACCAAACCAGTTTGTGAAATCACTTTTGGTTTACGTGAAGCTAATGTTTTAACAAGTACTATGGTTTTAAATGCTGGTGCAGGTATTCCTCATGATGCTCCTGCTTCAGGTGGTACTTTATTTGGTCTAACTGATAAAGAAGTAGAACAAATGAAAAACTTTAAATTATTAGTTATTCACTTAGGCGGAGTTGCAAATCATATTATTTACAAAGCAAGATTAATTCTAAGGAATGTTAACAAACACTGCATTATTATATGCGAGTCACCAGTTGATTGTGAAGATTTTGCTAAAATTGGAGTAAAAACTTCTAAAGTCATGCCAACTGAGGGCAATGTTAAAACTAAAGGAACTATTGATGATATTGTAACAGGAGTTATCCGTGGTGAAACAATCTCACAAGAAAAATTAGATGAAATTATTAGAAAAGTTAAATTAGCATTAGGAGATGCATAA
- the mcrD gene encoding methyl-coenzyme M reductase operon protein D, translating into MDIEIFPHRVLGSDTTEKLLNDLESIDDVKRTVIHGPRFPKTEETLPPQYRERRVINVNGEDVVLQVKTGRIFVELTMESTIDEIEKVCKQHIPYGFDINQSKTNYIRKEQTVSDRIKYGDMDLPDELIGMTDQYSSFEDHVKIIRKDDFD; encoded by the coding sequence ATGGATATTGAGATTTTTCCTCACAGAGTTCTTGGAAGTGACACAACTGAAAAGTTGTTAAACGACTTAGAGTCTATTGATGATGTTAAAAGAACTGTTATTCATGGTCCAAGATTTCCAAAAACAGAAGAAACTTTACCGCCTCAATACCGGGAACGTAGAGTAATCAATGTTAATGGTGAGGATGTAGTATTACAGGTTAAAACTGGTAGGATTTTTGTTGAATTAACAATGGAATCCACTATTGATGAAATTGAAAAAGTTTGCAAACAACATATTCCATATGGCTTTGATATTAATCAAAGTAAAACCAATTATATTAGAAAAGAACAAACAGTTTCTGATAGAATTAAATATGGTGATATGGATTTACCAGATGAATTAATTGGAATGACAGATCAATATTCAAGTTTTGAAGACCATGTGAAAATTATTAGAAAGGATGACTTTGATTAA